In the genome of Prevotella sp. HUN102, one region contains:
- the mazG gene encoding nucleoside triphosphate pyrophosphohydrolase: protein MHTKEEKLEAFGRLLDVQERLRVECPWDRKQTFESLRPNTIEETFELADALMKNDKKNICKELGDVMEHVIFYALLGSETNDFDIVDVCNAQSDKLMFRHDFIDWTGWKIADDRMAVNAKGQVVYKDELDNQQTTDGESNSNIPSTATQVESTWEQRKQKEREGNKTVLSGVPDSLPSLIKAYRIQDKARNVGFDWEKKEDVWQKVAEELEELKIELAKEDKANSTKELGDFLFSVINASRLYKLNPDNALEHTNQKFISRFTYIELKSKEMGKELKDMTLGEMDKLWNEAKELEKK from the coding sequence TTGCATACAAAAGAAGAAAAATTAGAGGCTTTCGGCCGATTGTTGGACGTTCAGGAGCGTCTGCGTGTGGAATGCCCGTGGGACAGAAAACAGACTTTCGAGAGTCTGCGCCCAAATACTATTGAGGAAACTTTCGAGCTTGCCGACGCCCTGATGAAAAACGACAAGAAAAACATCTGCAAAGAGTTGGGCGACGTGATGGAGCACGTTATTTTCTACGCGCTTCTTGGAAGTGAAACAAACGACTTCGACATCGTGGACGTCTGCAACGCTCAATCCGACAAACTGATGTTCAGACACGATTTCATTGATTGGACAGGATGGAAGATTGCCGACGACAGAATGGCAGTAAACGCCAAAGGACAAGTGGTCTACAAGGACGAATTGGATAATCAACAAACTACTGACGGCGAAAGCAACAGCAATATTCCCTCAACTGCCACTCAAGTAGAAAGCACTTGGGAGCAACGCAAGCAGAAAGAGCGTGAGGGAAACAAGACCGTACTCTCAGGAGTGCCCGATTCTCTCCCCAGTCTCATCAAGGCTTACCGCATTCAGGACAAGGCAAGAAACGTAGGGTTTGATTGGGAAAAGAAAGAAGACGTATGGCAGAAAGTTGCCGAAGAACTCGAGGAACTGAAAATCGAACTTGCAAAAGAAGACAAGGCGAACTCCACAAAGGAGTTGGGCGACTTCCTTTTCTCCGTCATCAACGCATCGCGTCTCTACAAACTGAATCCCGACAACGCACTTGAGCACACCAATCAGAAGTTTATCTCCCGATTTACCTACATAGAATTGAAATCAAAGGAAATGGGTAAAGAACTGAAAGATATGACTTTAGGAGAAATGGATAAACTATGGAATGAAGCAAAGGAACTTGAAAAGAAATAA
- a CDS encoding IS982 family transposase yields the protein MITEDKVIEIFCVIDEFCKNLGAELNKNLQIAPTDEGYKHVRHRKGRMCESEIMTILLCCHFGTFRNFKHYYLFFVKVHLAQCFPTAVSYNRFVELMPREFFTMLTFMKLYAFGKCTGISFVDSTMIPVCHNVRRYFNRFFEGFAKSGKGTMGWCHGFKLHLLCNDTGEIITFCLTPANVDDRDRRVWSVFTKVLYGKVFADRGYIKRELFEGLFEQGIHLVHGLKAKMKNKLMPVYDKIMLRKRYIIECINELLKNKANLVHSRHRSIHNFIMNLCSALAAYCFFENKPDGLSVYLEDKRQLELF from the coding sequence GACAAAGTTATAGAAATTTTCTGTGTTATTGATGAGTTTTGCAAGAATTTAGGCGCAGAATTGAATAAAAACCTTCAAATAGCTCCCACAGACGAAGGCTACAAGCATGTCAGACACCGTAAGGGGCGTATGTGTGAAAGTGAGATTATGACCATTTTGCTATGCTGCCATTTTGGGACTTTCCGAAACTTCAAACATTATTATCTGTTCTTTGTGAAAGTTCATCTTGCCCAATGTTTTCCCACCGCAGTATCCTACAATCGCTTTGTGGAACTTATGCCTCGGGAGTTCTTTACAATGCTTACTTTTATGAAACTTTACGCCTTTGGCAAATGCACGGGAATCAGCTTTGTCGATAGTACTATGATACCTGTATGCCATAATGTAAGAAGATATTTCAATAGGTTTTTTGAGGGCTTTGCCAAGAGCGGAAAGGGTACAATGGGATGGTGCCATGGCTTCAAACTGCATCTGCTTTGCAATGACACAGGAGAGATCATAACATTCTGTCTTACACCTGCCAACGTGGATGACAGAGATCGAAGGGTATGGTCTGTTTTTACAAAAGTACTCTATGGAAAAGTATTCGCAGATAGGGGATATATCAAGCGGGAACTCTTTGAGGGACTCTTTGAGCAGGGAATACATCTTGTACACGGACTGAAAGCAAAGATGAAAAACAAACTTATGCCTGTGTATGATAAAATCATGCTACGAAAGAGATATATAATAGAGTGTATAAATGAGTTATTGAAAAACAAGGCAAACCTTGTACATTCAAGACACAGGTCGATACATAATTTCATCATGAACTTATGCTCGGCATTGGCGGCGTATTGTTTCTTTGAAAATAAACCGGATGGGCTGTCAGTATATTTGGAAGATAAAAGACAACTGGAACTTTTTTAA
- a CDS encoding ribonuclease Z: MEPFNVHILGCGSALPTLHHNSTCQIVEIRGKFFMIDCGEGTQIQIRRSRVNFSKIQAVFISHLHGDHCFGLLGMISTFGMLGRTAPLHVYAPSNFEEYLKHSMQMFCNRLEYEVVFHGLDTKKNIQIYEDKSLTVETIPLDHRIACCGFLFREKQTAPHIRRDMIDYYSIPISQINNIKAGADWKTEDGEVIPNERLTTPPLPARSYAYCSDTRYMENLHTMVEGVNLLYHESTYANDKADNAKLYYHSTAEQAATVARDARVGKLLLGHYSARYSNENQLLKEAREVFPNSFLSDEGQCIAVQ; the protein is encoded by the coding sequence ATGGAGCCGTTCAACGTACATATATTAGGCTGTGGAAGTGCCCTTCCCACGCTGCACCATAATTCCACTTGCCAAATTGTAGAAATTCGCGGCAAGTTCTTTATGATAGACTGTGGGGAAGGCACTCAGATTCAAATCAGACGTTCGCGCGTAAACTTCTCCAAAATTCAGGCAGTATTCATTTCCCACCTGCACGGCGACCATTGTTTCGGTCTGTTGGGAATGATATCCACCTTCGGAATGCTCGGACGCACGGCACCATTGCACGTCTACGCCCCCTCCAACTTCGAGGAATACTTGAAGCATTCTATGCAAATGTTCTGCAACAGACTGGAATACGAGGTGGTTTTTCACGGGCTTGACACGAAAAAGAACATTCAAATCTACGAGGACAAAAGCCTTACCGTGGAAACAATTCCCCTCGATCATCGCATAGCCTGTTGTGGATTCCTCTTCAGGGAGAAACAAACGGCACCCCATATCAGGCGCGATATGATAGATTATTACAGTATTCCCATCAGCCAAATCAACAATATAAAAGCCGGTGCCGACTGGAAGACGGAAGACGGCGAAGTGATTCCGAACGAAAGACTCACCACTCCACCCCTACCAGCACGAAGCTATGCCTATTGCTCGGACACGCGCTATATGGAGAATCTTCACACGATGGTTGAGGGCGTGAATCTTCTCTACCACGAAAGCACATACGCGAACGACAAGGCCGACAACGCAAAGCTGTATTATCACAGCACGGCAGAACAGGCTGCCACCGTTGCACGCGATGCAAGGGTCGGCAAACTGCTCTTAGGGCATTATTCAGCACGCTATTCCAACGAAAACCAACTGCTGAAGGAAGCCCGTGAGGTGTTCCCAAACAGTTTTTTATCGGACGAAGGTCAGTGTATAGCCGTGCAATAA